Part of the Longimicrobium sp. genome, ACACCGCCTGGTCGAAGAAGCACACCGGCGCCGCCGCGGCGTCGCGCTGGGCGCGGCGCAGCGCCATGGTGGCCCGCACCAGCAGCTCCACCGGCTCCAGCGCCGCGTCGGAGAAGTCGTCCACCGCGAAGCACCCCACCCGGATCCCGAAGCGCGGCCCCACGCCGCCCTCCTCGCCCTCGCCCTCCAGCGCGGCGGCGTCGTGCACCAGGCGCCGCGCCAGGAGCAGCACCCCCCGCGGGTCCGTCTGCGGGGCGAGCACCGCGAACTCGGTCTGGCTGATGCGGCCCACCACGTCGCTCCTGCGCCCCGAGCGCGTCATCAGGCGCACCATCTGCCGGGTGAGGGCGTCATCGCCCGGCGCCGGCGCGCGCTCCTCGCCATGGGCCTCGTCGGGCGCCAGCACCGCGCACGCCAGGAGGGCGGGGTGGCGCACCGCCTCCAGCCCCATCTCGCGCACCCGCCGCAGCAGGCCGTGCACGCTGTAGAGCCCGGTGGAGAGGTCCAGCAGCCCCTCCTCGCGGGCGCGGTCGGCCTCCAGCTTGGCCTGCACCATCACTCCCAGCTTCAGGAGCAGCTCCTCGGCGTCCAGCGGCAGCGTCAGCACGTCCCACGCGCCGGCCCGCAGCGCCTCCAGCCGCTCGTCGCGCCGCTGCGGCGCCGCGGCGGTGACGAACACGGGGGTGGCGCCCCCCACCCGCGCCTCCTCGCGCAGCAGGCGGCAGAGCGCCGCGCCGCCCAGGCCGGGGAGGTCGGCCTTCACCAGCACCACGTCGGGCGACACGGTGCGCACCTGCTCGAGCGCGGCCCACGCCGAGGCGCAGCGCAGCACCGCGAACCCCGCCGGCGCCAGCACGCTCTCGAAGGCGCGCGCCGTCCACTCCTGGTCGTCGGCGATCAGCACCAGCGGCGGGCGGCGCGGGGGAACGAGGCGTCCGGGGTCGGCGGCGGGCGGGAAGACGGCGCCTGGGTCCAGGGTCACGGGAAGGGCGGTGAAGGGTGGCCGGACCGGGGGTGAGATGGACGGGCCTTCCGCAAACCTCATGCATTACGGGCGGGCGACCGCGACGTGCGGCAAGGGCGCCCGCGCGGCGGGGATCGCCGCGGGCGCGCCGGCGGCGGAGTGGCCGGGGCGCATCACCCGCGCGCCGCCGGGCGCGTCGGCTGTGGCGGCCCCGCAACAGGGCGGGTGCCTCGCGGGCTCGCCGGACGGCGCTTCCCGCGCGGCACCGATCTTTCCCTGCGGAGACGGCGACCCGCACGGAGGTGTGCCGATGCTCTGTTCCGCGTGCCGCGAGCTCCCGCCCGAGATCCGGCGCCACCCCGGCCCCGGCTCCCAGGCCGTTCCCCCGGGGCGGCTGCGCGCGCTGGTGTGCGAGCGCTGCGGCCGCATGGCGGGCTTCGCCGGCGAGCCGCCCAGCCTGCTCGACACCCTGATGCGCCTGGAGCGCGCCGGGCTGGGGGTGGCCGGGCCGCTGCTGGCCGCCCGCCGGCCGCACCCCGGGCCCGCCTGACCCTACTTCTCCACGCCTGCCCAACGAGGCGAACCATGCACGCTCTTTCCGCGTCCCGGGTGGCCCTGCTCCGCGGCGGCCTGCTGGCGGGGGCGCTCGCCCTCGGCCTGGCCGCCGTTCCCGCGCGCGCGCAGGAAGGGTCGCGGCTGCAGCCCACCCGCGCCGAGCTGCAGGCCCTGCTGGCTCGCTTCGAGGCGGCGGCCGCCGCGCCCTCCACGGCGGCCGAGGAGCGCGAGCACGCCCGCGGCGAGGCCGAGCTGATCCGCGCCCGCCTGCAGGGCGGCGACTTCCACCCGGGCGACCAGGTGGCGCTGGAGGTGGAGGGCGAGACGCAGCTCACCGACACCTTCACCGTGGCGCCCGGCCCCGTGCTGGAGCTTCCCACGGTGGGCGACGTGCCGCTGGCGGGCGTGCTGCGCTCCGAGCTGCAGCAGCACGTGCGCGCCCACCTGGCCCGCTACATCCGCGAGCCGGTGGTGCGTGCCCGGCCGCTGGTGCGCATCGCGGTGACGGGGCAGGTGCGCACCCCCGGCTACTTCACCGTCCCCGCCGGGTCGCTGATCTCCGACGTGCTGATGGCCGCCGGGGGGCCGCTCCCCACCGCCAGGCTGGCCGCCGCGCGCGTGGAGCGGGGCGACCGCCGCATCTGGGAGGGGAAGGCCATGCGCGACGCGCTGGCGCAGGGCTTCACCCTGGACCAGATGAGCCTGCGCGCCGGCGACCAGGTGCACGTCCCCGCCGAGAACGGGGGCCGCGCGGGAACGCTGCTGCGCGCCGCCACCGCCGTCCCCGCCGCGCTGCTCGCCGTCGTCGGCCTGCTCGGGGCGCTGTAGCGCGCGCTACGACCACGGGCGTGCCCGACGCACACGAAAAACGGAGAGGCAGAGCGACTTCTGCTTCTCCGTTCTAGTGTGCCGGTGATGGGAAGATCTGAAAAAGCCTCACACAGAGACACGGAGACACAGAGAACTGCAGGGATCGCCCGGTTTTCTCTGTGTCTCCGTGCCTCTGTGTGACTCAAATCTGTTCGCGATCCAGCATCATGCACGAAAGCAGCAGATTCGGCAGAGGAGTTTGGTGTCCTCTGCTGACTCTGCTGCTCTGCGTGAGACATTCAGCCGATCCAGGCGGACCCGGGTCAGTCCGTCGATGCGATCCGCTCGGCGCAGAAGTGCCCGCCGACCCCCTGGGCTTCCACGCCGCTCTCCCACCGCCCGGCGAAGCCCCGCTCCGAGAGCGCGGCCACCGAGAGCGCCAGGTGCGCCCCGTCGAAGCGCTGCGGCCCGCCCCCGTTCGCGTCGGCGCCGAAGCGCAGCGTGATCTCCCGCTGGCCCTCGGCGCCGCCGCGCCGCCACTCCACCACGAGCACCCCCGGGCGGGCCGGCGCGGCGGACGCGAGGTCGCCCGGCGCCACCGCCCCCACGCTGTCCAGCTCCAGCCGTGCGCTCCCGTACAGCGGGTAGCGCGCCCCCGGCGCCGCGGGCGCCGCCGCGGCATCGCCGCCGAACGGCTGCAGGCGCAGCCGCCCCGACACCGAGCTCCCGGCGCGCGCGCCCCGGGTGGCCGCCAGCGTGAGCCGGAACTCGCCCGCCAGCGCCTCGGCGCTCGCGCCGGCGGCGAGCGGGCCCTCCACGGGGTCGCAGGGGGGCGCCGCCGCGGCGGAGGGCCGGCAGGTGGCCGCGCCCCACGCCACCAGCGGGAGCACGGCCACGAAGGCGAGGCCGCCGAGCCGCCGCGTCGCCAGAGCCCGCTTCATCCCGGGCCCGTCAGCGGAGCCGGGTGAGCCGGGTGATGCGGCCGCGGCGGTCCAGCGAGTACCGCGGGCCCGTGTACTCGTCGTTGAGCAGGAGCAGCCCGCCCGAAGTGCCCTCGCGGTTGGCGCGGACCGACAGCGTGAGCGAGAACGGCTCCGCCGCGGCCACGTTCACGCTGTACCCCAGGTCCGCCAGCGAGCGCACCGTGAGCTGGCTCATCGGGTTGGCCACGCCCGAGTTGAGGAAGCCGGTCATCAGCTCGTTCGCGAGCACCGACTCGCGCCAGTGCGAGTTGGCCGTTCCCGCGCCGCCGGTGTTCTCCACCGGCACCTTCTGCCCGCCGGTGTACGTCGAGCCGCCGATGGCGTCGAACCCGGCGATCGCCTGCGGGCCGCTGAAGTAGGTGTCCGACGGGGCGCTGCCGGACGGGTTCTGCAGCAGGCCCAGCGGGGTCCAGAGCGACGAGCTGATCCCCAGCACGTGCCCCATCTCGTGGAGGATGACCGACCCGAACTGGCCCCCCGACTCCAGGCGGTCCATGTCCGCCGCGTCGAAGCGCATGAGGCCGATCACCGGCAGGCCGCCCGAGCGGCGGAAGCACCACCCGGCCGAGCCCAGCACCGCGCCGGGCCCGTCGATGTCCTGGATCCCGGCGAAGATGAGCAGGTCGTCGATGTCCAGGTTGAGGCTGGGCGAGGGGCCGCACGTGCCGGCCGCGACGTTCGCGGTCGCGTTCGGCAGGTCGCCGGTGATGACGGTGGCCCAGCGCGCGGCGGCGTTCTCGAAGGTGGCCCGCTGCGACGGGGTGAGCGGGGTGGTGATGCACAGCGTGATGGCGTAGCCGGCCCCGCCGCCGCCCGAGCACCCCACCGCGGTGAACACCACCGGGTTGGGGGTGACGCCCGCGGCGGTCACGCTGGCGCTCAGCAGGTTCGGCCCCGCCAGCGTGCCGAGCGTCCACGAGCCGACGGTGGCCACGCCGCTCGCGTCGGTGGTGGCCGTCGCGCCGGTGACGCTCCCGCCGCCCCCGGTGACGGTGAAGGTGACCGTGAGGCCGGCGACCGGGTTGCCGCCGCCGTCGCGCACCAGCAGCGCGGGGCGGACGGGCACGGCCGTGCCCGCCATGCCGGCCTGGTTGGTCCCCGCCGCCGCGGTGGCGGTGCCGCTCACCGGCGGCAGGCCGGTGGCCGCGAACGCCAGGGCGCCGATCGCGGTGCCGGGGAAGGTCACCGTGAGCGTGTTGGCGCCGGGGGTGGCGCCCAGCGTCCAGCTCCCCACCGTGGCCACCCCGTCGGGGCCGGTGCTGACGGTGGCCGCGGTCACGCTGCCGCCGCCCGTGGTCACCGTGAAGGTCACCGTGGCGCCCGCCACCGGGTTGCCGAACGCGTCGACCACGCGCACCGAGGGGCGGGTCGGCACCGCCGCGCCGGCCGCCCCCGTCTGGTTGTTGCCGGCGAAGATGGTGGCGCCGGCGGGCGGGCCGGCCACCGCGGTGGCGCTGAACTGCGCCTGGGCGGCGCTGTTCCCCGCCACGCTGGCGACCACCTGCTGCAGCGCGCTGGCGTCGGTCCCCATCGTCCAGGCGGCCGCCGCGGTCCCGTCGGCGCCCGTGGTCACCGTGGCCGGCGACACCGAGCCGCCGCCCGAGAACACCGTGAAGGTCACCTGCCGCCCCGCCACCGCGCCGCCCAGGCGGTCGAACACCCGCACGCGGGGCTGGATCGCCACCGGGGTGCCCACCGTCGCGGTCTGCCCGTTGCCGGCCACGACCTGGATGCCGGCCACCGTCTGCGACACCTGCACCGTGGTGCTGCCCTCGGCCGAGCCCGCCCGGGCGGTGACCTGCGCGTCGCCGCCGGCCGCGGCGGTCACCAGGGCGCTGTCGCCGCCGAGCGAGGTCACGGTGGCGGCGGCGGAGCCCGACGACCAGCTGAGGCTGGCGTTCGTCATAGGACGCCCCTTCTGGTCGAGCACCGCGGCCTTCACCACCCGGGTGGCGCCAATGGCGTCCAGCGTGAACGAGGGCGGCGTGACGTTCACCGTGGTCGGAGTGGGGGCGTCGCCGGGACCGTCTCCCGAGCACCCCCACAGGGCGAGTACGGCGGCGGCGTAAAGGACGGCTCTGCGCATGGGAGAGGGATTCCTCCTGGGGCGGCGGGCGCCCCGCAGGGAAAGATGGAAAGGCAGCCGTGGGCTGCCGGAGAGCACGAGGTGGGGCCGGGTGCCGGAACGAGCTTTCAGGTGGTGTGGACCGCGGTGTGGCCTGCCGAACGGGGTGATGCCGGAGAAAGCCGGGCTGGCGGCGAAGCCGCGCGGGCCCGGACGCGCGCGGCACCGGAAGGCCTGGTGCCGGAGACGTCGGGGCAACGCCCTAAGATGCTGGGAAAAATAGACGTTCCGGCGAAGTGGCGCAAGGTGTCCCCCCACCTCTGGGACACATTTGTTTCACGAGCGTTGCCGCCTCCGTCCCGGCGCCGTTGCTGCCCCCGCCGCGCCGCCGCTATTCTGTCGTGCGATTTCCGGCGAGCGGCATCGATCCGTGAGATCGGCCGTGCGGGTCTGCATGAAGGCGGACTTCGCGCGGATTCCTTCGCCGGCCCCGGCCGCTCCACCCGCGACTCCCACCGCCCACACCAGATGCGCATCGGCCACGGGTACGATTCCCACCGCTTCGCCGCGGGGCGCAGGCTCGTGCTGGGCGGCGTGGAGATCCCGGCGGAGCGGGGGCTGGAGGGGCACTCCGACGCCGACGCCGTGGCCCACGCCGTCACCGACGCGCTGCTGGGCGCGGCGGGGCTGGGCGACATCGGCCGGCACTTTCCGCCCACCGACGAGCAGTGGAGGGACGCCGATTCGATGCAGCTCCTGGCGCGTGTCGTGCGGCTGCTGGAGGGCCGCAACTACCAGGTGGTCAACGTGGA contains:
- a CDS encoding response regulator, whose protein sequence is MTLDPGAVFPPAADPGRLVPPRRPPLVLIADDQEWTARAFESVLAPAGFAVLRCASAWAALEQVRTVSPDVVLVKADLPGLGGAALCRLLREEARVGGATPVFVTAAAPQRRDERLEALRAGAWDVLTLPLDAEELLLKLGVMVQAKLEADRAREEGLLDLSTGLYSVHGLLRRVREMGLEAVRHPALLACAVLAPDEAHGEERAPAPGDDALTRQMVRLMTRSGRRSDVVGRISQTEFAVLAPQTDPRGVLLLARRLVHDAAALEGEGEEGGVGPRFGIRVGCFAVDDFSDAALEPVELLVRATMALRRAQRDAAAAPVCFFDQAVSMS
- a CDS encoding polysaccharide biosynthesis/export family protein, encoding MHALSASRVALLRGGLLAGALALGLAAVPARAQEGSRLQPTRAELQALLARFEAAAAAPSTAAEEREHARGEAELIRARLQGGDFHPGDQVALEVEGETQLTDTFTVAPGPVLELPTVGDVPLAGVLRSELQQHVRAHLARYIREPVVRARPLVRIAVTGQVRTPGYFTVPAGSLISDVLMAAGGPLPTARLAAARVERGDRRIWEGKAMRDALAQGFTLDQMSLRAGDQVHVPAENGGRAGTLLRAATAVPAALLAVVGLLGAL
- a CDS encoding Ig-like domain-containing protein, with the protein product MRRAVLYAAAVLALWGCSGDGPGDAPTPTTVNVTPPSFTLDAIGATRVVKAAVLDQKGRPMTNASLSWSSGSAAATVTSLGGDSALVTAAAGGDAQVTARAGSAEGSTTVQVSQTVAGIQVVAGNGQTATVGTPVAIQPRVRVFDRLGGAVAGRQVTFTVFSGGGSVSPATVTTGADGTAAAAWTMGTDASALQQVVASVAGNSAAQAQFSATAVAGPPAGATIFAGNNQTGAAGAAVPTRPSVRVVDAFGNPVAGATVTFTVTTGGGSVTAATVSTGPDGVATVGSWTLGATPGANTLTVTFPGTAIGALAFAATGLPPVSGTATAAAGTNQAGMAGTAVPVRPALLVRDGGGNPVAGLTVTFTVTGGGGSVTGATATTDASGVATVGSWTLGTLAGPNLLSASVTAAGVTPNPVVFTAVGCSGGGGAGYAITLCITTPLTPSQRATFENAAARWATVITGDLPNATANVAAGTCGPSPSLNLDIDDLLIFAGIQDIDGPGAVLGSAGWCFRRSGGLPVIGLMRFDAADMDRLESGGQFGSVILHEMGHVLGISSSLWTPLGLLQNPSGSAPSDTYFSGPQAIAGFDAIGGSTYTGGQKVPVENTGGAGTANSHWRESVLANELMTGFLNSGVANPMSQLTVRSLADLGYSVNVAAAEPFSLTLSVRANREGTSGGLLLLNDEYTGPRYSLDRRGRITRLTRLR
- the ispF gene encoding 2-C-methyl-D-erythritol 2,4-cyclodiphosphate synthase, which gives rise to MRIGHGYDSHRFAAGRRLVLGGVEIPAERGLEGHSDADAVAHAVTDALLGAAGLGDIGRHFPPTDEQWRDADSMQLLARVVRLLEGRNYQVVNVDVTVVTEAPKVGPHVAAMQERLSQVLGISPGHISIKGKSNEGLGWIGRGEGLACFAVALIDSLEGIDAVHARHRRDTGA